One genomic window of Candidatus Kuenenia stuttgartiensis includes the following:
- a CDS encoding IS1380-like element ISCku8 family transposase, giving the protein MKNIAKKYSKRQPKIKAEMSGKGLTVHAGLLPVLNFMGKLMFRERVHEAVHKDRGANARYQFVDAVQMVVIGLIAGATSMVEVMKVCTDEVLKKMSGWKEVPVDTTIGRIMKLASQGDIVELTGVIHRFRGKIWKRAVRSGHKLRSALCEVWIDVDSTVDGVYGKQEGAEVGYNPHKKGQKAYHPLMAFIAETKEVLHSWFRCGSAYTSNGVVEFMKECMAYMNKGVRVVFRGDSGFFTGELLEYLESILAGYLIKVKLKNLEGLLEGQKWNEVKGEPGWEQAEFWYRCAGWDRARRFVAVRQLVKREKKLVEVSVYEYFCYVTTERLSPMEAHRCYGKRATCETLIEESKGQMNAGHIRTGEFLANAALFQCAVLAYNLLKWMGLLSGGVIQQWEVKTMRLWLIRVAGKLVERSRQMTLKLPEKFLHQEEWEKWERMSLDVVFQ; this is encoded by the coding sequence ATGAAGAATATAGCAAAAAAATACAGCAAAAGACAACCGAAAATCAAGGCAGAGATGAGCGGGAAAGGCTTAACGGTACATGCAGGGCTTTTACCGGTATTGAATTTTATGGGTAAGCTGATGTTCCGGGAGAGAGTCCATGAAGCGGTCCATAAGGATCGTGGAGCAAATGCCCGGTATCAGTTTGTCGATGCGGTACAAATGGTAGTGATAGGGTTGATAGCAGGGGCGACATCGATGGTAGAGGTGATGAAGGTGTGTACAGATGAGGTATTGAAGAAGATGTCCGGGTGGAAAGAGGTACCTGTAGATACTACGATAGGACGTATTATGAAGCTGGCGAGTCAGGGAGATATAGTGGAACTGACGGGGGTGATCCACCGGTTTAGGGGAAAGATATGGAAGCGTGCGGTGAGATCAGGCCATAAACTCAGGAGTGCTCTTTGCGAAGTATGGATAGATGTTGATTCTACCGTAGATGGTGTATATGGGAAACAGGAGGGTGCAGAGGTAGGATATAATCCGCACAAGAAGGGGCAGAAGGCGTATCATCCCTTAATGGCATTTATTGCAGAAACAAAGGAGGTATTACATAGTTGGTTCCGCTGTGGAAGCGCCTACACGAGTAACGGAGTAGTAGAGTTCATGAAGGAATGTATGGCGTACATGAATAAGGGGGTAAGGGTGGTATTTCGGGGAGACAGCGGTTTTTTTACCGGAGAATTACTTGAATACCTTGAGTCAATATTGGCGGGATATCTGATTAAGGTAAAGCTGAAGAATCTGGAAGGATTGCTTGAAGGGCAGAAATGGAATGAGGTGAAAGGGGAGCCAGGATGGGAACAGGCTGAATTTTGGTATCGATGTGCAGGGTGGGATCGTGCGAGACGTTTTGTGGCAGTGCGGCAATTGGTCAAAAGAGAAAAGAAATTAGTAGAAGTGTCCGTGTATGAGTATTTTTGTTACGTTACAACGGAGCGGTTAAGTCCGATGGAAGCGCATCGTTGTTATGGAAAGAGGGCTACCTGCGAGACTTTGATAGAAGAGAGTAAAGGACAGATGAATGCGGGGCACATACGTACGGGTGAATTTTTGGCCAATGCTGCGCTATTTCAGTGTGCGGTGTTAGCGTATAATCTTTTGAAGTGGATGGGATTGCTCAGTGGTGGAGTGATACAACAGTGGGAAGTAAAGACGATGAGACTGTGGTTAATCCGTGTGGCAGGGAAACTGGTGGAGAGAAGCCGGCAGATGACATTAAAATTGCCGGAGAAATTTCTCCATCAGGAGGAATGGGAAAAGTGGGAACGCATGTCACTGGATGTAG
- a CDS encoding class I SAM-dependent methyltransferase produces MYTPWIQAKNQLYFFVNVFGMGEKAKVGYSQETPFNNLLFDAVVISEVIEHLTDEAIENTLSEISRILMPGGQIIGTVPAREKISEQRAVCPNCAKHFHRWGHIQTFDSNRIQPKSCKQGKALLQE; encoded by the coding sequence ATGTATACTCCCTGGATCCAAGCGAAAAATCAGTTGTACTTCTTCGTCAACGTTTTTGGAATGGGTGAAAAGGCCAAGGTTGGCTATAGCCAGGAAACTCCCTTCAACAATCTGCTTTTTGACGCTGTGGTAATATCTGAAGTAATTGAGCATCTTACTGATGAAGCAATTGAAAACACCTTAAGTGAAATATCACGCATTTTAATGCCTGGTGGTCAGATCATAGGAACGGTTCCTGCACGTGAAAAAATAAGTGAACAACGGGCGGTTTGTCCTAACTGCGCGAAGCACTTCCACCGGTGGGGGCATATTCAAACTTTTGACTCAAATAGAATACAACCTAAATCCTGCAAACAAGGCAAAGCCTTGTTGCAGGAATAG
- a CDS encoding glycosyltransferase, which yields MIRVAALTQGRFIPGARFRVRQNIQKLQKLGINVSEYFPEINVYKGVPFDIGQWPRFARFPIVATWQGMKIAMRTPAVYQTRWHHATWLQRELLPGYLTLERMLGSPLVFDVDDAIWLTRAGAAARSTSRIAAHASAVLAGNQYIADWFSSFNKNVIIVPTAVDVERFFPIESIDEGEFVIGWIGTRGNLPYLEGISFVLSAFFKRVDNAVLLVVSDGYPILTEVLQNRIRYIPWSEAGEVDAIQKMDVGIMPMPDNEWTRGKCSFKMLQYMACGIPVVVSPVGMNAEVLGKGNVGFGVTSQDDWFDSLVYLHENRMAGREMGMRGRDVVINNFSTEVVAKRLSEVFSVFG from the coding sequence ATGATTCGTGTCGCCGCGCTAACTCAAGGCCGTTTTATCCCGGGGGCAAGATTTAGAGTTCGTCAAAATATCCAGAAATTGCAAAAGCTCGGGATAAATGTTTCAGAATATTTTCCAGAAATCAATGTCTATAAAGGAGTGCCGTTCGATATCGGTCAATGGCCGAGATTCGCACGCTTCCCGATAGTTGCAACCTGGCAAGGGATGAAGATTGCTATGAGAACCCCCGCCGTATATCAGACTAGATGGCATCATGCTACATGGCTGCAAAGGGAGTTGCTGCCTGGGTATTTAACGCTGGAACGAATGCTTGGCTCACCGTTGGTCTTTGATGTTGATGATGCCATATGGTTGACCCGTGCAGGGGCTGCGGCCCGAAGCACCTCAAGAATTGCTGCTCATGCAAGCGCGGTGCTTGCAGGAAACCAGTACATTGCCGATTGGTTTTCCTCGTTCAATAAGAATGTGATCATAGTGCCTACAGCGGTTGATGTTGAAAGGTTCTTTCCCATAGAATCGATAGATGAAGGCGAGTTCGTAATCGGATGGATTGGAACCAGGGGTAATCTGCCTTATCTTGAGGGTATTTCTTTTGTATTAAGCGCTTTTTTCAAGCGGGTTGATAATGCGGTGCTTCTTGTTGTTTCTGACGGTTACCCGATACTTACGGAAGTGCTACAAAATCGCATTCGGTACATCCCTTGGTCAGAAGCCGGTGAAGTTGACGCTATCCAAAAGATGGATGTCGGCATTATGCCTATGCCAGATAATGAATGGACCCGTGGTAAGTGTAGTTTCAAGATGCTTCAGTACATGGCGTGTGGAATTCCTGTCGTTGTTTCCCCTGTAGGCATGAACGCCGAGGTTCTCGGAAAAGGTAATGTGGGGTTTGGCGTCACATCACAGGACGACTGGTTCGATTCCCTTGTGTATTTGCACGAGAATCGAATGGCCGGGCGCGAAATGGGAATGCGGGGCCGCGATGTTGTGATAAATAACTTTAGCACAGAGGTCGTTGCAAAAAGACTTTCTGAAGTATTTAGTGTCTTTGGATAA
- a CDS encoding class I SAM-dependent methyltransferase, giving the protein MIDSTCIENVSCPLGCPRNDNIVLIGRDLLHDLPGEFAVVKCFECGLMRTNPRPSPDSIGFYYPDDYGPYLGTRVQQAKPKQASSIKKLLRPLVKWFFNFNVASLPPLAPGRLLEVGCASGVFLHHMAGQGWQVEGIEFSEKAAQAAAQHGYHVHAGPLETAPKPDEPFDLVVGWMVLEHLHDPIGGLKKLREWTKPGAWLVLSVPNSASLEFRLFKEKWYALQLPNHLHHFTPETLGRVLQAGGWTMEKIHHHRVLSNLIASTGYLLRGKGYAGLGQKLISFPERAGRWSYALYPLAWFLSVFGQTGRMTIWARVNP; this is encoded by the coding sequence ATGATTGATTCGACTTGTATAGAGAATGTCTCCTGCCCCTTGGGCTGTCCGAGGAACGACAATATCGTTCTCATTGGGCGCGACCTGCTTCACGACCTTCCCGGTGAATTCGCCGTCGTCAAATGCTTTGAATGCGGCCTAATGCGCACCAACCCCCGTCCAAGTCCAGACAGCATCGGCTTCTATTACCCAGATGACTACGGCCCTTACCTGGGCACACGGGTGCAGCAGGCTAAGCCCAAGCAGGCTTCCAGCATCAAGAAGTTGCTCAGGCCCTTGGTCAAATGGTTTTTCAACTTCAACGTTGCCTCCTTGCCGCCACTAGCCCCTGGTCGACTTCTGGAAGTGGGCTGTGCGTCCGGCGTGTTCCTACACCACATGGCGGGACAAGGCTGGCAAGTGGAGGGCATCGAGTTTTCCGAGAAGGCTGCTCAGGCCGCAGCCCAGCACGGCTACCACGTTCATGCCGGGCCACTGGAAACTGCCCCGAAGCCTGATGAGCCTTTTGACCTTGTCGTGGGCTGGATGGTACTGGAGCACCTCCACGACCCCATCGGCGGCCTTAAGAAACTACGCGAATGGACCAAGCCCGGTGCATGGCTGGTGCTATCCGTGCCAAACTCAGCATCGCTGGAGTTTCGCCTGTTCAAAGAGAAATGGTATGCACTGCAATTGCCCAACCATCTTCATCATTTCACACCCGAAACCCTGGGGCGGGTTCTGCAGGCCGGCGGCTGGACAATGGAGAAGATTCACCACCATCGAGTGTTGAGCAACCTGATCGCCAGCACCGGTTACCTGCTGCGAGGCAAGGGCTATGCCGGGCTGGGGCAAAAACTTATCAGCTTTCCAGAACGGGCTGGCAGGTGGTCATATGCGCTATATCCGCTGGCTTGGTTTTTAAGTGTATTTGGTCAGACCGGACGCATGACTATCTGGGCGAGGGTTAATCCATGA
- a CDS encoding class I SAM-dependent methyltransferase, with product MLVNEDFSTRSKIQDIGRWYVTRFVESVAKSLPKGASILDAGAGEGVYKKLFSHCNYKAIDLAVGESRWNYANLDYVAPLHEMPIKDDSFDAVLCTQVLEHLEWPQESVKEMYRVLRPSGKLYMTVPMAHPEHQTPYDFFRYTSYGLESICKHAGFQEIKITNFGGLWVRWAYELPRGLTIFPPTGLRSNNPNVIGIALFPIKIVAIGIMRLLQVMFLWLDRFDKKKDEPFGWACEAIK from the coding sequence ATGCTTGTGAATGAAGACTTCTCAACGAGAAGTAAAATACAGGATATAGGTAGATGGTATGTGACTCGTTTCGTAGAGAGCGTAGCAAAGAGTCTGCCAAAGGGCGCTTCTATATTGGATGCTGGAGCAGGTGAAGGTGTTTACAAAAAACTCTTTTCTCATTGCAACTATAAAGCGATTGATTTAGCCGTGGGGGAGAGCCGTTGGAATTATGCCAATCTTGATTATGTTGCTCCCTTACATGAAATGCCTATCAAGGATGATAGCTTCGATGCGGTGCTGTGTACTCAAGTGCTTGAACATCTTGAATGGCCACAGGAAAGCGTCAAGGAAATGTATCGCGTCCTTAGGCCAAGTGGAAAGCTATATATGACGGTACCGATGGCTCATCCTGAACATCAGACCCCATATGACTTTTTTAGATATACTTCCTATGGGCTTGAATCCATCTGCAAGCACGCTGGATTCCAGGAAATCAAGATCACCAATTTTGGAGGTCTTTGGGTACGTTGGGCATACGAGTTACCGCGGGGTTTGACAATTTTCCCGCCAACAGGGCTTCGCAGCAACAATCCAAACGTCATTGGAATTGCACTTTTCCCTATCAAAATTGTTGCGATAGGAATTATGCGCTTGCTGCAAGTGATGTTCTTGTGGCTTGATAGGTTCGATAAAAAGAAGGATGAACCATTTGGCTGGGCTTGTGAGGCTATAAAATGA
- a CDS encoding CatB-related O-acetyltransferase has product MKENPDLAGFNIGDKSYGKPRILFPGSGASLSIGKYTSIADDVVIMLGGEHRSDLATTSPLNLYYREWLAIKAHPITKGDVIIGNDVWIGREALILSGVTIGNGVVIGAKALVTKDVAPYSIVGGNPARHIRFRFPEEIIAELIEMAWWDWPEEIVREAVPYLLSENIHALIDYYHRRIRETRIKSPSR; this is encoded by the coding sequence ATGAAAGAAAACCCAGATTTGGCTGGGTTCAATATCGGAGACAAGAGTTATGGAAAACCAAGAATACTATTTCCTGGGAGCGGCGCATCCCTAAGTATAGGGAAATATACCTCTATTGCTGACGACGTTGTTATTATGCTCGGGGGTGAGCATAGGTCTGATTTGGCTACTACATCACCACTAAATCTATATTACAGAGAATGGTTGGCCATTAAAGCTCATCCTATCACTAAAGGTGATGTTATTATTGGAAATGATGTTTGGATTGGACGGGAAGCGTTAATTTTATCAGGGGTTACTATTGGCAATGGTGTTGTGATTGGGGCAAAGGCCCTGGTAACAAAAGATGTTGCGCCTTACTCAATTGTTGGCGGCAACCCAGCTAGACATATTCGATTTCGTTTCCCTGAAGAAATAATTGCCGAGTTAATTGAGATGGCATGGTGGGACTGGCCTGAGGAAATCGTCCGTGAGGCTGTACCCTACTTGTTATCCGAGAATATCCATGCACTGATTGATTATTATCATAGGCGTATTCGGGAAACCCGTATCAAGTCTCCCTCCCGATAG
- a CDS encoding lipid II flippase MurJ: MKLFIQLGILSATNIGLSFFFQWYVLTQLGPGAYTDALFAGMAMPQLVLAVISGSLMHVLVPLLSGESEDRIRHDAWGFLALIGGLFGLLAFLLYAAAPWWVPLTVPGFDEAGQALTVELTRIQLVGMVFTAINGVQWAAYHARQQFLWAEFTPILASVFALLLLVWALPRFGVIAAAWISTLRMGLQTLLLAPGMGSPVRPDLKSPAIREAWRRIKPLLLGTAYYKTDPLVDRFLLSSAGSGSLSLYYLAQQIYGAVSQVINKAISTPLVPALSRLDKAGDKAGFRRIYHRKLLQVGAFSLAGLLILGLFGQPLLALLAGYGKLSNQNLKLLWLMMLLMSGQFAIGNLGMIMTSMFYSLGDTKSPTAVGMVAYSLGVVIKILMFYVMGALGLAMGVSIYFLISWALMTKKISEKKYV; encoded by the coding sequence GTGAAACTATTTATTCAACTCGGCATACTTTCAGCCACCAACATTGGTCTTTCGTTTTTCTTTCAATGGTATGTGCTTACGCAACTGGGGCCTGGTGCTTACACAGATGCCCTGTTTGCCGGCATGGCGATGCCGCAGCTTGTCCTTGCGGTTATCAGTGGTTCACTTATGCATGTACTGGTGCCGCTTCTTTCGGGAGAAAGCGAAGATCGTATTCGGCATGACGCATGGGGATTTCTTGCTCTTATCGGAGGTTTGTTCGGGCTGTTGGCCTTTCTGCTTTATGCGGCAGCCCCGTGGTGGGTACCGCTCACCGTGCCAGGCTTCGATGAAGCGGGGCAGGCATTGACTGTAGAGCTTACCCGCATCCAACTCGTTGGCATGGTCTTTACTGCTATAAATGGTGTGCAATGGGCCGCTTACCATGCACGACAGCAGTTTTTGTGGGCCGAATTTACTCCGATTTTGGCAAGTGTCTTTGCCTTGCTGCTATTGGTTTGGGCGCTTCCCCGTTTCGGTGTGATTGCGGCTGCATGGATAAGCACCCTGCGCATGGGACTGCAAACCTTGCTACTCGCCCCCGGTATGGGTAGCCCGGTTCGTCCAGACTTGAAAAGCCCGGCCATCAGAGAAGCCTGGCGGCGCATCAAACCCCTACTTCTGGGCACGGCTTACTACAAGACGGATCCCTTGGTTGACCGCTTTTTGCTTTCCTCTGCCGGTAGTGGTAGCCTGTCATTATATTACCTCGCTCAACAGATTTATGGTGCTGTCAGCCAAGTTATCAACAAGGCGATCTCGACGCCCTTGGTGCCAGCACTCAGTCGGCTCGACAAGGCGGGGGACAAGGCAGGCTTTCGGAGGATATATCACCGGAAATTGCTGCAAGTGGGTGCGTTCAGCCTCGCCGGTCTATTGATTTTAGGTCTGTTCGGTCAACCCCTACTCGCTCTATTAGCTGGATATGGCAAATTATCCAATCAGAACTTGAAATTGTTATGGTTGATGATGTTATTGATGTCCGGGCAATTCGCAATTGGCAATCTGGGTATGATAATGACATCCATGTTTTATTCACTGGGTGATACTAAATCACCAACAGCAGTAGGTATGGTTGCCTATTCGCTGGGCGTGGTAATAAAGATTCTAATGTTTTATGTTATGGGCGCTCTTGGCTTGGCCATGGGTGTAAGTATTTATTTCTTAATATCGTGGGCTTTGATGACCAAGAAAATTTCTGAGAAAAAATATGTTTAA
- a CDS encoding NAD-dependent epimerase, which yields MRKILVTGAAGFIGFHLSKRLIALGEDVIGLDNLNDYYDVNLKYARLKQLEGHTNFKFIKGDIAQREAITKLFSNQKFDIVVNLAAQAGVRYSLTNPYAYIDSNINGFMNILEGCRHNKVKHLVYASSSSVYGANTKMPFSVHHNVDHPVSLYAATKKANELMAHTYSSLYKIPCTGLRFFTVYGPWGRPDMALFLFTKAILEGRPIDVFNHGKMQRDFTYIEDIIEGVVRVMDKTPEPNPEWNGDKPDAATSYAPYKLYNIGNNNPVELMHFIEVLEDYLGKKAVKNLLPLQQGDVPATYADIDDLVRDVDFKPSTPIEEGIKRFVGWYREYLGAAFGRNQIRNTNI from the coding sequence ATGAGAAAAATATTGGTTACAGGGGCGGCTGGTTTTATTGGTTTTCACTTATCCAAAAGATTAATTGCACTTGGAGAGGATGTAATTGGATTAGATAACCTCAATGATTACTACGACGTAAATCTTAAATATGCCCGTTTGAAACAGCTTGAAGGACATACAAATTTTAAGTTTATAAAAGGGGACATTGCACAGAGAGAAGCAATCACAAAGCTCTTTTCAAACCAGAAATTTGACATCGTTGTAAATCTTGCTGCCCAGGCGGGGGTGAGGTATTCTTTGACAAATCCTTATGCCTACATAGACAGCAATATCAACGGATTTATGAATATCCTCGAAGGATGCAGGCATAATAAAGTGAAACATCTTGTCTATGCCTCTTCAAGTTCTGTTTACGGAGCCAATACAAAAATGCCCTTTTCCGTCCATCACAACGTTGACCATCCCGTTTCCCTTTATGCCGCCACTAAAAAAGCCAATGAACTCATGGCTCATACCTATTCAAGCCTGTATAAGATTCCATGTACTGGGCTCAGATTCTTTACTGTATATGGTCCATGGGGAAGGCCAGACATGGCATTGTTTCTCTTTACAAAGGCAATATTAGAGGGAAGGCCAATAGATGTGTTTAATCATGGAAAGATGCAGAGGGATTTTACCTATATAGAAGACATTATTGAGGGTGTAGTCAGGGTGATGGATAAAACTCCGGAACCAAATCCTGAATGGAATGGCGATAAACCAGATGCTGCTACGAGCTATGCGCCATATAAGCTTTATAACATAGGAAATAATAATCCCGTTGAGCTTATGCATTTTATTGAAGTTCTTGAAGATTATCTTGGTAAAAAGGCGGTAAAAAATCTTTTACCTCTGCAACAAGGCGACGTTCCTGCAACATATGCCGATATTGACGATTTAGTACGAGATGTTGATTTTAAACCGTCTACTCCAATAGAAGAAGGGATTAAGAGGTTTGTGGGGTGGTACAGGGAATATCTTGGCGCGGCCTTTGGCCGCAACCAAATTCGAAATACGAATATCTAA
- a CDS encoding nucleotide sugar dehydrogenase, which yields MVVHIGIIGLGYVGLPLVIEFCKAGFQVTGFDIDPEKVKLLSQGKSYIKHIDSSRITDAGSRFTPTTDFSKLSAMDCIIICVPTPLNKYREPDMSYVFNTTKTIAGNLRKGQLIVLESTTYPGTTDEDMRPILEESGLKAGEDFYLAFSPEREDPNNKGFSTRTIPKVVGGYTDNCLTVAQALYDSVVVKTVPVSSTRVAEATKLLENIYRSVNIALVNELKMLFDRMGIDVWEVIEAAKTKPFGFQAFYPGPGLGGHCIPIDPFYLTWKAREYEFSTRFIELAGEINTNMPYYVVQKTVEALNEKGKSIKGAKILILGLSYKKDIDDTRESPSLKIMELLVEKNAHVDYNDPYIPVLPKMRKYTFNNSSVPLHAETLAKYDAVLIATEHSDYDPEFILKNAKLIVDTRNLIKNHTNHSDKVKRA from the coding sequence ATAGTAGTACACATTGGCATTATCGGCCTCGGCTATGTTGGATTGCCTCTGGTCATTGAATTCTGCAAGGCAGGGTTTCAGGTGACAGGCTTCGACATTGACCCTGAAAAGGTAAAATTACTGAGTCAGGGCAAAAGCTATATCAAACATATTGATAGTTCACGTATCACGGACGCCGGATCGCGTTTCACCCCCACCACGGATTTCTCGAAGTTATCAGCTATGGACTGTATCATCATCTGTGTTCCGACGCCGCTGAACAAATACCGTGAGCCTGATATGTCATATGTCTTTAACACAACAAAGACTATTGCCGGAAATCTTCGCAAGGGACAGCTTATTGTCCTTGAATCCACTACGTATCCAGGGACTACGGATGAGGACATGAGACCCATACTTGAGGAGTCGGGGTTAAAAGCTGGTGAGGATTTTTATCTTGCGTTTTCACCGGAGCGGGAAGATCCGAATAATAAGGGTTTTTCAACAAGGACAATCCCTAAAGTGGTTGGCGGTTATACGGATAATTGTCTTACCGTTGCACAAGCCCTTTATGATTCGGTAGTGGTAAAGACCGTCCCGGTTTCTTCAACAAGAGTTGCGGAGGCCACAAAACTACTTGAGAATATCTATAGATCTGTGAACATAGCGCTGGTGAACGAACTGAAGATGCTCTTTGATAGGATGGGGATTGACGTTTGGGAAGTTATAGAGGCGGCAAAGACAAAACCCTTTGGATTTCAGGCATTTTATCCCGGCCCTGGTCTTGGGGGACATTGCATACCTATCGATCCCTTTTATTTGACCTGGAAGGCGAGGGAATATGAGTTTTCCACCCGGTTTATAGAGCTTGCAGGGGAAATAAATACCAACATGCCCTATTATGTGGTTCAAAAGACTGTTGAGGCGCTTAATGAGAAAGGGAAAAGCATTAAGGGCGCAAAGATTTTAATACTGGGGCTTTCATATAAAAAGGATATAGACGATACCCGTGAATCACCCTCGCTGAAGATCATGGAGCTTCTTGTGGAGAAAAATGCACATGTTGACTATAACGACCCGTATATACCGGTTCTCCCGAAAATGAGGAAATACACATTTAATAATAGCTCCGTTCCTTTACATGCAGAGACGCTTGCTAAATATGATGCCGTTCTTATCGCAACAGAGCACTCGGATTACGACCCTGAATTTATCTTAAAAAATGCAAAACTTATCGTTGATACGAGAAATTTAATTAAGAATCATACGAATCATTCTGATAAGGTAAAAAGAGCGTAA
- the tumE gene encoding toxin TumE → MLDFLSRYLREVEVAVRQAEGAYVERYEEEIVAASRVNLRIRVRFRRGHMLELNEAVVGEAGRPRRLGYRYHFQDEQNKLVFRYDNTPHFPGLENFPHHKHIPDNVAGAVEPSILKVIEEARQLAQ, encoded by the coding sequence TTGCTTGATTTTCTATCAAGATATCTTAGGGAAGTTGAAGTCGCAGTTCGGCAGGCGGAAGGCGCCTATGTGGAGCGTTACGAAGAGGAGATTGTGGCGGCTAGTCGTGTGAACTTGCGGATACGAGTGCGTTTCCGGAGGGGACATATGCTGGAGTTGAATGAAGCAGTTGTTGGTGAAGCCGGTCGACCCAGGCGCCTTGGCTATCGCTATCATTTTCAGGACGAGCAAAACAAGCTTGTCTTTCGATATGACAACACGCCGCATTTTCCAGGACTTGAGAATTTCCCTCATCACAAGCACATTCCGGACAATGTAGCGGGCGCTGTCGAACCTTCGATTCTTAAGGTTATTGAGGAGGCAAGGCAGTTAGCCCAATGA
- the tumA gene encoding antitoxin TumA, with product MRKQRIEYDSPVDALVAIAKHLSIFENRYRMTSEEFFDKFSKGQLEDSEDFVEWANDYQHYVTIRLEIEAHV from the coding sequence ATGAGAAAACAAAGAATTGAGTATGATTCGCCTGTAGACGCTCTTGTAGCTATAGCCAAGCATCTCAGCATTTTTGAAAATCGATACCGTATGACATCGGAGGAGTTTTTCGACAAGTTTAGCAAGGGACAGTTGGAAGACTCCGAGGATTTCGTCGAATGGGCGAATGACTATCAACATTATGTTACGATCAGGCTTGAAATAGAGGCACATGTGTAG